A window of Candidatus Dormiibacterota bacterium genomic DNA:
GCGATCGGGGCCCCTGGAGCCAGGTGGTCTGCCTCTGCGGTGTCATGCCACGACCTCCCTCGTCGATCCTGGCCTCCCACTCGGGATGGCGTCGCCTCATCGCTGGTCGCTCCTCCAGGGGGTGTTGGGGGCACTACCCGGGGTTGCGACGGCGCCAAACCCGAGCCGGCGTAGGGTCCGTGAACCGGGTTCACGCGATTTGGCCCCAGGGTGCGCGGCGCCCAGCAGGCGGAGGTCAGCAGCCGCCGGCGAACGTCAGGGTGTACACGGCGCCCTCGCTCATCGTCATCACCACCCCCTGCGCCGCCGGCGTCGCCGGGACCGGGTGCCCGGTCGTGTCGACGGCGGAGAGCAGCTGCGCACCGGTGATCGGCACGGTCGTACGCCCGGTCACCGCCGAGATCGCGGTCGCCCGCCAGGGCGAGGTGCACGACCGCGGCCGGACCACGATGCCGCGCTCCCCGTCGAAGGAGCGCGCGGTGACCGCACCGCCCTCGACGTACCGCCAGTCACCGCCCGGAACCGACTCGGCGACGCCCGTCCCCCTGGAGGTCGCGAGCGAGAGCACCGCGCCGACCCTTGCGGCGAGGCTCGCGGGGATCGACCGGCCGTCGGCCCAGGTGGTGTCGAAGTACATCGCCGGCGTGCCGTACACGGTGCTCGAGATCGCGTGGACCATCACGTCCTCCGGCATCGCGTCCCAGCCGTCGCCGTCGATGAGCAGCCCCGGATCGGCGGCGGTGACGATCCTGGCCCTCCGGTCCCAGTCGGCCTCGCTCCAGGAGTCGTAGAGACGCACCGCGTCCTCGACGCCGGTGAACTGCGGCGCGGCCGCTCCGCCGTCGATCAGCGCGTCGGCGCGCTCCGCGTGCGCCGCGGTGTACAGCCCGTCGAGGTAGCGGTGGAGGGCGAGCGCGCCGGACGCGGCCTCGGGCCGGGAGAGCCGCCCGGGCGGGGGGATGGCATACGTCCAGTCGAGCTTGAGCCCGTCGGCGTTCAGCTCACCCGAAGCGCCACCGAGAAGAGTCGTCATGGTCCGTGCGATCTCGGCGGCGAACCCGGGCTGGGTGGGGTCCACGATCGGCGGCGGTCCCGCTCTCGGCGGTTGCAGGGTGTCGCTCGGTGGCCGGACGGCGCCGTGCACCCAGAGGGGCCACCAGAGGAGGACGCGCAGCCCGTCGGCGTGCAGGCCGTCGATGAGCCGGCGCAGCCCGTCGTTGCCGCCGAAGCGGGGGCCGTCCGCCGCGGGGACGCCGAGGCTCGCCTGCCAGCGGGAGTCGATGATCACGGTGAACCGGTCCACGTGGTACCGCCGCCGCCAGCTGGCGACGAAGTGGCGCACCCAGTCGGCGGTGAAGCGAGGGCTGTCCCGCTCGGCGTGGAGCGCCACCTGCTCCCCCCAGGTGGAGACGAGCGGCTGCGACCACCACCTCGGGCGGTCGCGGGACGGGGTCGCCATCCCCATGCGCTCGAGGACGTCGTGGTACGCGTGCAGGCCGCTCCACGGGTCGGGAGCGACGGTGACGGCGAAGCTCGGGAAGCGGACGACGCCATGCTCGGGTGGCCCCGCCCCGAGGTCGGCGCCCTCGTCGACGAACCGCCGCGGATAGTCGACGGTCACCGCGCCGTCGCGGCCGAGACCGATGGTGGTGGCGCTCGGGATCTCCGCCAGCCCGATGCCGATCCAGCCCGGCGCGGCGTGGAGCTCGAGGGCCATCGGCGGCGGCGCGAACGGTCGCCACCCGACGGTCGAGACCGTCGGTGTCGCGGTGGTTGCGGGCACCCTGGGGTCCGGGGTGAAGCCGGTGTCGATCGTGGCCATGTCCAGCCCCCGCACGCCGTCGTCGAAGAATGCGGTCGTGACCGTGTCGGCGGCGCTGGCGGCGATGGAGAACGACACCGTGAAGGCGTCCGCCGACGGTCGGAGGACCGCCTCCTGGAGAGGGGCGCCGGCGGCATCGCTCAGCCCCACCTGCAGCGCGCCGTCGCGCGCCTCGGTGTGCGCGTGAACGCCGCGGGGAAACGCCGTCCCGCTCGAGACGGTCAGCGGCAGGTCGGTGTAGACCCGCCCATCCGGAGCGGCGAGGGTGACAATCGCGGAGTCGGGCTCGGCCCACAGCGTGTACGAGCGCTCCGCGAGCCGGATCGGGGCGGTCCGGGTGGGGGCCTTCTCGGTCATCGGCGGGGTGGGGGTCTGCGACGAGCACGACGGCGTCGCCCCGAGCGCGGCGAGACCGGTCAGGACGATGAGAACCTGGTTCACACCACCCCCCATTCGGGGTAGGGAGTGCCCATGGCTCGGGAGATCCACGCTGCCGACACCGCGATCGCCCGTGCCGTCGAGGTGGCCCTGCGCTACGACGACCAGATCCCCGAGGGGCTGACCGTCGAGGTGGCCGGCGGTCACGTCACCCTCGGCGGCGAGCTCAACTGGGAGTGGGAACGCCGGGAGGCCGAGCGGGTGGTGGGTGCGGTCCCCGGGGTGCGCGGGGTCACCAACCTGATCCGGCTCCACCCCGCGCCACCGGAGGCGCTGCCGCCGCCGCACCACCGGCTGCGCAGCCGCGAGAACGGCTGGGTCGCATTGGAGGACACCCGGGAGAAGTGCGAGCTCTACTTCCGTGGACTGATCCTGATCACGTCGGAGGCGCCGACGGCGCCGCTCCGGGAGCATGCGAGAAGCCTCGCGCGGGACCTCGTGCTCGAGCGCTGGGACCTCGATCAGACCCGCTGGGTGCCCGAGCGTGATCCCGTCATCGAGCGCCTGAAGGACGAGCAGGGACTGACCGGCTGACCGCGGGTCCACGGGGAAGGGGGGCGCGGCGGCCCCCTTCCGGTCGTCCGTCGATCACGTGTGGAAACGGCGGTTGATCTGGCGCAGCCGCCATCCCTGGGTGATCTCGGTGAAGCCGAGGATCAACGCCCAGACGGCGACCAGCACGGCGAGGAAGAGAACGGTGATGCCGGGATAGGCGATCGCGATCAGCCCGAAGATCACCGCGGCGACACCCCGGATCAGGTGGAGCCACCAGTACCGCGACGCCTCGGCGACGATGCGGACGACGGGGTCGCTCCCGATGATGGGGTCGTTCAGCATGGAAGGGCCTCCTGTGCGGGGGACGGTGGTCGGCCATTACCCTCGCGACGGCGGCCGCGAAACGCCCACCGTGCGCCTACCGCTCCCGGACGGCGTAGGTCAGGTGCGCCACCCTCGGGGAAGGCTCCGCGCGGACCGGCACCAGGGCCACGCGGCGCGCGTCCACGCCCTCGAACAGGCGGATACCCGAGCCGAACAGCACCGGCGACAGCGCGATCGAGAACTCGTCGATCAGGCCGGCGTTCACGTACTCCAGGATCGTCGCGCCGCCGCCCGCGATGCGGACGTCGCGGTCGCCGGCGGCCTCGCGGGCCTGGTCGAGCGCGGACGGCCGACATCCTCGTTGGCGCCATGGCCCGGCCGGAGGGGGTGTGAAGCAGGTTCACACCCCTCTCCGGAGCCGCTAGAGCGCGGCCGACGCCCCGTGCTCCTGGAGGATGGTGAGCATGTCTTCGGCGTGCTCCTCCTCGACCG
This region includes:
- a CDS encoding BON domain-containing protein, yielding MAREIHAADTAIARAVEVALRYDDQIPEGLTVEVAGGHVTLGGELNWEWERREAERVVGAVPGVRGVTNLIRLHPAPPEALPPPHHRLRSRENGWVALEDTREKCELYFRGLILITSEAPTAPLREHARSLARDLVLERWDLDQTRWVPERDPVIERLKDEQGLTG
- a CDS encoding DUF308 domain-containing protein, translating into MLNDPIIGSDPVVRIVAEASRYWWLHLIRGVAAVIFGLIAIAYPGITVLFLAVLVAVWALILGFTEITQGWRLRQINRRFHT